Part of the Candidatus Binataceae bacterium genome is shown below.
AGATCGAGGAGCTGGCGCAGGGCCACGTTTAGCGAGCGGATTCCGCCACCCACCGGCGTGGTCAACGGCCCCTTGATGCCGACCAGAAACTCCTTGAAGGCATCGACGGTCTCGTCCGGTAGCCAGCTATTCAGCTCTTTGAACGGCTTCTCGCCGGCGAGGACTTCCATCCACGCGATCTTCCGTTTGCCGCCGTAGGCTTTTTCGACAGCCCTGTCGAAGACGTACTGCGAAGCGCGCCAGATGTCGGGTCCGGTACCATCGCCCTCGATGAAGGGAATTATCGGCCGGTCGGGCACGTTGAGTACCTGATTCTTACCGAGGGTTATTTTTTCGCCGTTGGTCGGAACCTTGATGTGTTTATACGCCATCTCGCTTGTTGCCCCTGAACTGAATTTGCGCCTCGATCGGGCTGAAGGTCCGCTAATCGCGCCGCGGTGTCTGATATTCAGCCGCTAATAATATAGGAACCGCTCCGCGATACTAGATCCATCCGCAAAGACTGGGCGCACGCCGGTTTTGAGCGCCTGTCCTGCGGAGTTATACTGCGCGCGATCGATCTCGATCGGAGCAGGAAATGGATTTCAGCTACACGCCGTCCCAGGAGAGTTTTCGCACCGAGTTGCGCGGCTGGCTTGAGAGAAACTCCCGGGAGGTTTTTGGAAGAGGCGGCGAAGGACTCGGCGGCTCCACGGCAAGTCTGCTCGACGTGCGCGATGACGGGCGCTGGAACCAGATGCTCGACTATCATCGCCGACTCTATCAGTCGGGCTACGTCGCGCTGCACTGGCCCAAGGAATGGGGCGGTGGCGGCGCCGACCTGGTGGACCAATCGATCTACCAGGACGAAGTGCTGCGGCTTGGGTTGCCGCTGTATGGAGCGAATCAGCTCGCCATCGATCGCATCGGGCCCACCATCATGCTGATGGGAACCGATGAGCAGAAAAAGCGCCATCTCCACCCGATGCTAACCGGCGAGCAAATTTGGTGTCAGGGATACTCGGAGCCTAACGCTGGTTCCGACCTGGCCGGGATCCAAACCAGGGCGGTGGTCGAGGGCGACTCTTTCGTGGTCAATGGGCAGAAGGTCTGGACCAGCCTCGCACAGCGCTCGGATTGGCAAGTGCTACTGGTGCGGACCGACCCGGAAGCACCCAAACACAAGGGTATCTCGTACCTGCTCGTCGACATGCATACCCCGGGCATCACGGTTCGGCCGCTGGTCCAGATGACCGGGGAAGCCGGATTCAACGAAGTCTTTTACGACAACGTGCGTGTGCCCAAGGAAAACCTGGTTGGCGAGATGAACCAGGGATGGCAGGTGTCGATTGCCACACTGATGTTCGAGCGCGTGTCGGGGGGCACTAGGCATCCGGTCGAGCGAACCATAAACGAGCTGGTGGAGCTTGCGAAGCAGGTGGACTTCCAGGGGGTAGCGGCTCAACAGCATCCGTACGTGCGCCAGAAGCTGGCGGCATTCGTGAGCGATGGGCGCTGCCTGCGGCTAAGCCGCTATCGCTCGCTGACCTCGCAACTGAGGGGCAAGGTGCCGGGACCTGAAAGTTCGTTTGGCAAGCTGTTCGCGACCGAACTGAACCTGCGTGTCGCCATGTTTGCTGAGGAGTTGCTGGGACCCTACGGAGTTCTGGAGAGCGATTCGCTCGGCTCGGTGGAGAGTGGCAAATGGACGCATCGCACGCTCGCGGCACGCGGGCTGACCATTGCGGCAGGGTCCAGTGAGATCCAGCACAACATCATCGGAGAGCGCGTGTTAAAGCTGCCCAAGGGTTGAGCTCATCCCGCCAAGAAATTTTGTCGTCGAGGGCGCTGCCCGTAAAATCGAAGCGCGACCTTGCCAGCGCACGTGCTGCCGTCGCATCACTCCGTCGGACCGGCAACATCAAGCTGCAGAACTCCTCTCTAACCCAAGTTCGACAGTTCGAGGGGTGGAATCGAGGATATTCAAAGACTTTTCTTTGAAAGTCGGCACTACATTTTGACGCTCGGCGAGTCGTAAATCGGTGGCGGTCGGAGGCGTTCGGGAAGCCTGAGCCCGAGCCGGTCGAGGAGCAGGGCCTGCGCCTGATCGGGTCTGACCACACAGCGGATACGCAGTTTGCGGCTTGGATCTTCAGCCAGCGGC
Proteins encoded:
- a CDS encoding acyl-CoA dehydrogenase family protein; its protein translation is MDFSYTPSQESFRTELRGWLERNSREVFGRGGEGLGGSTASLLDVRDDGRWNQMLDYHRRLYQSGYVALHWPKEWGGGGADLVDQSIYQDEVLRLGLPLYGANQLAIDRIGPTIMLMGTDEQKKRHLHPMLTGEQIWCQGYSEPNAGSDLAGIQTRAVVEGDSFVVNGQKVWTSLAQRSDWQVLLVRTDPEAPKHKGISYLLVDMHTPGITVRPLVQMTGEAGFNEVFYDNVRVPKENLVGEMNQGWQVSIATLMFERVSGGTRHPVERTINELVELAKQVDFQGVAAQQHPYVRQKLAAFVSDGRCLRLSRYRSLTSQLRGKVPGPESSFGKLFATELNLRVAMFAEELLGPYGVLESDSLGSVESGKWTHRTLAARGLTIAAGSSEIQHNIIGERVLKLPKG